The following are encoded in a window of Methanoregula sp. UBA64 genomic DNA:
- a CDS encoding proton-conducting transporter membrane subunit: MIELLFFLILVLFVLGTAVPLIGAGKDRRDIRVLSLACTAAASALLAILGLTLLLTGTMLAVTVWQAFPGIEISFFIDRLAAFFLLLIGTVAACTAVYATGYVEHMEGGNRRNLLCGGMGLFVLAMTLVVASHTTFSFLFFWELMAAVSFVLVMYEYKDAGTTKAGIYYFVMTQLSTLFVMLGIIALFVLTGSFAMAPLHITPETAPLATAAFLALFFGFAIKAGIIPFHKWLFFAHPASPSPVSALMSAVMLKVAVYGLLRFLLDIFSPDLWWGVLILVFGIASAVLGVIYAFKDHDIKGLLAYSSIENIGIIFTGIGLYVIFSCEGLALLATISLLAALFHSLNHALFKALLFLTAGSVVHATGTRDIEKMGGLAKKMPSTSVLFFTGAIAIAALPPLNGFASELLLYIAFFQSVAVVDPLLKILLFICLALFALTSALSAACFVKAFSSVFLAQPRSDAARDAHEVSLPMLAGPAVLAAACIILGVFACQIFIAAGYVIPFPDLLLVSLLLLFMAGLTYLVLYFTASRETRVSETWGCGTKSQPAITEYTGHGFSEPIVTIFASVYRTKKSSTKTYSDTSDCLFAGGTAEIRLVAFFEEYLYRPLGRAAMKGASVVARMQNGCLDTYLLYVFIAVIGVIVFLGVAA, from the coding sequence ATGATCGAACTGCTCTTCTTCCTCATCCTCGTGCTTTTCGTTCTCGGAACAGCCGTGCCCCTCATCGGAGCCGGTAAGGACCGGCGCGATATCCGGGTCCTCTCCCTTGCCTGCACTGCCGCAGCCTCGGCACTTCTTGCTATCCTCGGCCTTACCCTCCTCCTTACCGGGACAATGCTTGCCGTAACTGTGTGGCAGGCATTCCCGGGCATAGAGATCTCGTTTTTCATCGACCGTCTCGCGGCATTCTTCCTCCTCCTGATCGGCACGGTTGCCGCATGCACGGCGGTTTATGCAACAGGATACGTGGAACACATGGAGGGCGGGAACCGGAGAAACCTCCTCTGCGGGGGCATGGGCCTCTTTGTGCTCGCCATGACTCTCGTGGTTGCTTCGCACACCACATTCTCCTTCCTGTTCTTCTGGGAGCTCATGGCCGCGGTCTCCTTTGTCCTCGTGATGTACGAGTATAAGGATGCCGGGACCACCAAGGCCGGGATCTACTATTTCGTGATGACCCAGCTCTCTACGCTCTTTGTGATGCTCGGGATTATCGCGCTCTTTGTGCTCACCGGCTCCTTTGCCATGGCCCCGCTGCACATTACCCCAGAAACAGCACCGCTTGCCACGGCCGCTTTTTTGGCCCTCTTCTTTGGCTTTGCCATAAAAGCCGGGATCATCCCGTTCCACAAGTGGCTCTTCTTTGCCCACCCGGCAAGCCCATCGCCGGTCTCGGCCCTCATGTCCGCGGTGATGCTCAAGGTGGCAGTGTACGGGCTCCTCCGGTTCCTTCTTGACATATTTTCTCCCGATCTCTGGTGGGGCGTGCTCATCCTGGTCTTTGGGATCGCTTCTGCGGTGCTCGGCGTGATCTATGCCTTCAAGGACCATGACATCAAGGGGCTCCTTGCCTATTCGAGTATCGAGAACATCGGGATCATCTTTACCGGCATCGGCCTCTACGTGATCTTCTCCTGCGAGGGCCTTGCGCTCCTTGCGACCATCAGCCTGCTTGCCGCGCTCTTCCACTCTCTCAACCACGCGCTCTTCAAGGCGCTCCTCTTTTTGACGGCCGGTTCGGTGGTGCATGCCACCGGCACCCGGGACATCGAGAAGATGGGCGGCCTTGCAAAGAAGATGCCCTCCACTTCAGTGCTCTTTTTCACCGGAGCCATTGCAATAGCCGCCCTTCCGCCGTTAAACGGGTTTGCCAGCGAACTTTTGCTCTATATTGCGTTCTTCCAGTCGGTCGCGGTCGTCGACCCGCTCTTAAAAATCCTCCTTTTTATCTGCCTGGCCCTCTTTGCGCTGACAAGCGCCCTCTCGGCGGCCTGCTTTGTCAAGGCGTTCTCCTCGGTATTCCTGGCCCAGCCGCGCTCGGATGCGGCACGGGACGCACACGAAGTATCCCTCCCGATGCTTGCCGGCCCGGCGGTCCTTGCCGCGGCATGTATCATCCTCGGGGTCTTTGCCTGCCAGATCTTCATTGCCGCCGGTTACGTCATCCCCTTCCCGGACCTGCTCCTCGTGAGCCTCCTGCTCCTGTTCATGGCAGGGCTCACGTACCTTGTCCTGTACTTCACCGCATCCCGTGAGACACGGGTAAGCGAGACCTGGGGGTGCGGGACAAAATCGCAGCCCGCAATCACGGAATACACCGGCCACGGCTTCTCCGAGCCGATCGTCACCATCTTCGCCTCGGTCTACCGCACCAAAAAGTCCAGTACAAAAACGTACTCCGATACATCCGACTGCCTCTTTGCCGGGGGAACGGCAGAGATCCGGCTCGTGGCGTTCTTCGAGGAGTACCTCTACCGGCCCCTGGGACGGGCTGCAATGAAGGGTGCATCGGTTGTCGCACGGATGCAGAACGGCTGCCTCGACACCTACCTGCTCTATGTCTTTATTGCGGTAATAGGGGTCATCGTCTTCCTGGGGGTAGCGGCATGA
- a CDS encoding proton-conducting transporter membrane subunit gives MILLAYVLCTALAIAGIALSHTHRQMNAAAIGLAAAFAAITGYILLCVQVPVDTFLIGNGYFFIDHLGLFEVAVAAAIFLLAAVYARGYVENLIISHELEAGSLKLFYGAWCLLELVIVLAFYADNLALFWIFAEMTTIISAMLVAILSAKENIDAALKYIFVASVSMLIAFAGLIFLFEIARSATGTGTLNWTELIRQAPLFPPGMVIAAFALVFVGFAAKSGIFPFHTWLPEAHAKAPSAVSAVLSGVLLNVGIYGIIRVFAIVHRTPATTTAAMLVLFFGVCTIGIAAISMLPEKNLKKLIAFSSIENMGILLVGIAVATPLAIFWVLFHVMAHAFTKASLFFSAGILHRQYRSHLSADAPDEIRDVFRFQPFAAWGIILGGLAIIGMPPFAVFFSKFFILVSLGALSLWVLVPVLALLFVAAAALGYFVIRSFSRVTPEGEPMDLEQYHTPLSMKAPIAILLAVILLLAFLFPMGGTAYLNQIVTELMFA, from the coding sequence ATGATCCTGCTTGCCTACGTGCTCTGCACCGCACTCGCCATCGCCGGCATCGCGCTCTCGCACACCCACCGGCAGATGAACGCGGCAGCCATCGGCCTTGCCGCGGCCTTTGCGGCGATCACGGGATACATCCTCCTCTGCGTGCAGGTGCCGGTTGACACGTTCCTTATCGGGAACGGCTACTTCTTTATCGACCACCTCGGCCTTTTCGAGGTTGCCGTGGCTGCTGCCATCTTCCTTTTGGCCGCCGTCTATGCCCGGGGCTATGTGGAGAACCTGATCATAAGCCACGAGCTCGAAGCCGGGAGCCTGAAGCTCTTTTACGGGGCATGGTGCCTGCTCGAACTGGTCATCGTCCTTGCGTTCTATGCCGACAACCTCGCGCTTTTCTGGATCTTTGCCGAGATGACCACGATCATCTCTGCAATGCTGGTCGCCATCCTCTCGGCAAAGGAAAACATCGACGCCGCGCTCAAGTACATCTTCGTTGCCTCGGTCTCGATGCTGATCGCCTTTGCCGGGCTCATCTTCCTCTTCGAGATCGCCCGTTCGGCAACCGGCACCGGCACCCTCAACTGGACGGAGCTTATCCGGCAGGCTCCCCTGTTCCCGCCGGGCATGGTGATCGCTGCCTTTGCTCTCGTCTTTGTCGGGTTTGCCGCTAAATCGGGGATATTCCCGTTCCATACGTGGCTCCCCGAAGCACATGCAAAGGCCCCCTCTGCGGTGAGCGCAGTCCTCTCGGGCGTGCTCCTGAACGTGGGCATCTACGGGATCATCCGGGTCTTTGCCATCGTGCACCGGACTCCGGCCACCACAACCGCGGCAATGCTCGTCCTCTTCTTTGGGGTCTGCACGATTGGTATCGCAGCGATCTCGATGCTCCCCGAGAAGAACTTAAAAAAACTGATCGCGTTCTCGAGCATCGAGAACATGGGCATCCTGCTCGTCGGGATTGCGGTGGCAACGCCGCTTGCGATCTTCTGGGTGCTCTTCCACGTGATGGCCCATGCGTTCACGAAAGCCTCGCTCTTCTTCTCGGCCGGCATCCTGCACCGGCAGTACAGGAGCCACTTATCCGCAGATGCGCCCGACGAGATCCGGGACGTGTTCCGGTTCCAGCCGTTTGCCGCATGGGGGATCATCCTCGGGGGTCTCGCTATCATCGGCATGCCGCCGTTTGCGGTCTTCTTCTCCAAGTTCTTCATCCTCGTCTCGCTCGGGGCACTCTCGCTGTGGGTGCTCGTGCCTGTCCTTGCCCTGCTCTTTGTGGCCGCGGCGGCGCTCGGGTACTTCGTGATCCGGTCGTTCTCCCGGGTCACTCCCGAGGGTGAACCCATGGACCTCGAACAATACCATACGCCGCTTTCCATGAAGGCCCCCATCGCGATCCTGCTTGCCGTAATCCTGCTGCTCGCATTTCTCTTCCCGATGGGAGGCACCGCGTACCTGAACCAGATTGTAACGGAGCTGATGTTTGCATGA
- a CDS encoding hydrogenase subunit — translation MTDPAFFDGVIKILFVCVLITAAYIITTKNLISLVRVYALQSLVLVAIATALFWYEGALVLAGIAIVTLVTKVIVIPYFIAAVQEKIRIKRDIEFHFLSPTSSLLISIALMLAIYIALSNVLAGTPAKGSLFFFGAVIGLSLVLMGMMVTFSRKKAVTKVLGYLSMENGVLLFGLFATELPFIIEFLIVIDLIILVILTTILTIGIDSTLEEYHNRLHRFYLWEEQEESP, via the coding sequence ATGACCGATCCCGCATTCTTTGACGGTGTTATCAAGATCCTCTTTGTCTGCGTGCTCATCACGGCCGCGTACATCATCACGACAAAGAACCTCATCTCGCTCGTACGGGTCTACGCGCTCCAGTCGCTGGTGCTCGTTGCGATAGCAACCGCCCTCTTCTGGTACGAGGGGGCACTCGTCCTTGCCGGGATTGCGATCGTGACCCTTGTTACAAAAGTGATCGTTATCCCGTACTTCATCGCGGCCGTACAGGAGAAGATCCGGATAAAGCGGGATATCGAGTTCCATTTCTTAAGCCCGACAAGTTCGCTCCTAATCTCGATCGCGCTCATGCTCGCCATCTATATCGCGCTCTCGAACGTCCTTGCCGGGACCCCGGCGAAGGGGAGCCTCTTTTTCTTTGGGGCGGTAATCGGGCTCTCCCTTGTCCTCATGGGCATGATGGTCACATTCTCCCGGAAAAAGGCGGTAACAAAAGTCCTCGGCTACCTCTCGATGGAGAACGGGGTCCTGCTCTTTGGTCTCTTTGCCACCGAGCTCCCGTTCATCATCGAGTTTTTGATCGTGATCGACCTCATCATCCTCGTGATCTTAACGACTATCCTGACGATCGGGATCGATTCCACGCTTGAGGAGTACCACAACCGGCTCCACCGGTTCTACCTCTGGGAAGAGCAGGAGGAATCGCCATGA
- a CDS encoding respiratory chain complex I subunit 1 family protein produces MIPDFVLCCILNTAVVVLISPLFVSLVKKVKAWTQGRQGPPVFQTYYTLAKLLKKETIYSSQASWVSRVAPFACMAAILTASLFVPLVYVTEPYGGIGNIILFLYLLVVARFFMALLGLDAGSAFGGMGSSREMSVSAVIEPTTIIVFAALAFVFKTLNIFDMVGAAVSAGTLKTPILILLAISLFIILIVETSRIPVDNPETHLELTMIHEGMILEQSGKNLALMELSAAIKQTLLMALLINLIVPWGIATTLSAAAILAAAIFFIVKGSILALIIGLFESSMAKMRFFRLPGLFMMAFFFSTLIIIIEVFA; encoded by the coding sequence ATGATCCCCGACTTTGTCCTCTGCTGCATCCTCAATACGGCGGTTGTCGTCCTCATCTCCCCGCTCTTCGTGAGCCTGGTAAAAAAAGTCAAGGCATGGACTCAAGGAAGGCAGGGGCCGCCGGTCTTCCAGACCTATTACACGCTCGCAAAGCTCCTGAAAAAAGAGACAATCTACTCGTCCCAGGCCTCGTGGGTCTCGCGGGTGGCGCCGTTTGCCTGCATGGCGGCAATCCTCACTGCCTCGCTCTTTGTCCCGCTGGTCTATGTCACGGAACCGTACGGCGGGATTGGGAACATCATCCTGTTCCTGTACCTGCTCGTGGTGGCCCGGTTCTTCATGGCACTTCTGGGTCTCGATGCCGGGAGCGCCTTTGGAGGTATGGGCAGCTCCCGGGAGATGAGCGTATCGGCGGTGATAGAGCCAACCACGATCATCGTCTTTGCCGCACTCGCCTTTGTCTTTAAGACCCTGAACATCTTCGACATGGTGGGGGCCGCGGTCTCCGCAGGGACCCTCAAGACCCCGATCCTGATCCTCCTTGCCATATCGCTCTTTATTATTCTCATTGTCGAGACATCCAGGATCCCGGTCGACAACCCGGAGACCCATCTCGAACTGACCATGATCCACGAAGGCATGATCCTCGAACAGTCCGGGAAGAACCTTGCGCTCATGGAGCTCTCTGCAGCCATCAAGCAGACGCTCCTTATGGCGCTCCTCATCAACCTCATCGTGCCATGGGGGATTGCGACAACGCTGTCCGCCGCAGCCATTCTTGCCGCAGCCATTTTCTTTATCGTAAAGGGGAGCATCCTCGCACTTATCATCGGGCTTTTTGAGTCCTCGATGGCAAAGATGCGGTTCTTCCGGCTCCCGGGCCTCTTCATGATGGCGTTCTTCTTCTCGACCTTAATTATCATCATCGAGGTGTTCGCATGA